In the genome of Ictalurus furcatus strain D&B chromosome 13, Billie_1.0, whole genome shotgun sequence, one region contains:
- the egr2b gene encoding early growth response protein 2b — MTAKTLEKSPVTLGGFVHPLSEGIYSLDETTALPASVAIFPNCDLGGHYDQINGISADGLVGGDMSADKRAVDLPYSSSFAQPAVPRSQTFTYMGKFSIDSQYPGNWNPEGVINIVSAGILGMTQASSASSSPSSSSSVSPAHFSSTLSCTVAQGQTDMEQQHIYSPPPPYSGCAEVYQDPSAFLSTSTCPISSYPPPAYSSPKPSADAGLFPILPDYSGFFQPPCQRDMQSIPERKPFACPLEPFRVPPPLTPLNTIRNFTLAAPVAEGARLPAAYSPQNLPLRPILRPRKYPNRPSKTPVHERPYPCPAEGCDRRFSRSDELTRHIRIHTGHKPFQCRICMRNFSRSDHLTTHIRTHTGEKPFACDYCGRKFARSDERKRHTKIHLRQKDRKATASSSSSSSSVPAGGSNSTSGISQ, encoded by the exons ATGACCGCTAAAACTTTGGAGAAAAGCCCTGTCACTCTCGGCGGCTTCGTGCACCCTCTGTCCGAGGGCATCTACTCACTGGACGAGACCACAGCGCTGCCAGCCTCGGTGGCAATTTTTCCAAACTGTGATCTAGGAGGACATTACGACCAGATAAATGGAATTTCAGCAG ATGGCTTGGTTGGCGGGGATATGAGCGCGGACAAGCGCGCCGTCGACCTGCCCTACTCCAGCAGCTTCGCGCAGCCGGCTGTTCCTCGCAGTCAGACGTTTACCTACATGGGCAAGTTCTCCATCGACTCCCAGTATCCGGGCAACTGGAACCCAGAGGGCGTGATTAACATCGTGAGTGCGGGCATTCTGGGCATGACCCAGGCCTCTTCGGCGTCCTCTTCGCCGTCCTCCTCTTCCTCGGTGTCTCCGGCTCACTTCTCCAGCACGCTCAGCTGCACAGTGGCTCAGGGCCAGACGGACATGGAGCAGCAGCACATCTACTCCCCTCCTCCGCCCTATTCGGGCTGCGCGGAGGTCTACCAGGACCCGTCCGCATTCCTCTCCACCTCCACGTGCCCCATCTCCTCGTACCCGCCGCCGGCCTATTCCTCCCCTAAACCGAGTGCTGATGCCGGCCTCTTCCCCATTCTTCCGGACTACAGCGGCTTTTTCCAGCCCCCATGCCAGCGGGACATGCAGTCCATCCCCGAGCGCAAACCTTTTGCGTGCCCTCTTGAGCCTTTCCGGGTGCCGCCGCCTCTTACGCCACTCAACACAATTAGGAACTTCACTTTGGCTGCACCGGTGGCCGAGGGAGCGCGCTTACCCGCAGCTTACAGCCCGCAGAACCTGCCACTGAGGCCCATCCTGCGCCCGCGGAAATACCCGAACAGGCCCAGCAAAACGCCCGTGCACGAGCGTCCGTATCCATGCCCGGCTGAGGGCTGCGACCGGCGCTTCTCGCGCTCTGACGAGCTCACCCGGCACATCCGCATCCACACGGGCCACAAGCCATTCCAGTGCCGCATCTGCATGCGGAACTTCAGCCGCAGCGACCACCTGACCACACACATCCGCACACACACCGGCGAGAAGCCCTTCGCCTGCGACTACTGCGGCCGCAAATTCGCGCGCAGCGACGAAAGAAAAAGGCACACCAAGATCCACCTGAGGCAGAAGGACAGGAAAGCCACGgcgtcctcatcctcctcttcctcctcggTTCCCGCCGGTGGCTCAAACTCCACGTCCGGAATCAGCCAATGA